One region of Brassica napus cultivar Da-Ae chromosome A10, Da-Ae, whole genome shotgun sequence genomic DNA includes:
- the LOC106422960 gene encoding F-box protein DOR-like — protein sequence MTSPQQISLPIPAELVFEIFSRLPSKVIARCRCVCKLWSSMLCRQYFIESFLTKSCARPQILFSCEAKFDICFWSVPQPQNQEGNSSAVAAANHLAPFRRYSRFFGCANGLFVCGYEGVKNDSKVVTVICNPSTGQSLTLPRLKSRTRYEVETYLGYDPIAKEYKELKDCHGGRSNVAYLICLLLPLLYMYICGHLPSSSMPICISGVLYYKAGAPCISNVEYMVVCFDLRTEKFSSVKFLGTSCKEPTLVNHNGKLGLLISGDSRYVNLERRSRSFELWVLRDAEWSKHIYVLPPSWKNIVTETMHAHYWNDW from the exons ATGACCAGCCCTCAGCAAATCTCGTTGCCGATTCCTGCTGAACTCGTTTTCGAGATATTCTCGAGGTTGCCGTCGAAGGTGATTGCGAGATGTCGGTGCGTATGCAAGCTCTGGTCCTCCATGCTTTGCCGTCAATATTTCATAGAGTCGTTTTTGACCAAATCTTGTGCTCGCCCTCAGATCCTTTTCTCCTGCGAAGCTAAGTTCGATATTTGCTTTTGGTCGGTACCTCAGCCTCAAAATCAGGAAGGAAACTCGTCTGCTGTAGCCGCCGCCAATCATCTTGCGCCTTTCCGCAGATACAGTAGATTCTTTGGTTGTGCCAATGGCTTATTCGTTTGTGGATATGAGGGGGTGAAAAATGATTCAAAGGTGGTCACGGTGATATGTAACCCTAGCACGGGACAGTCCTTGACCTTACCAAGATTGAAGTCGAGGACCAGGTATGAAGTGGAAACCTATCTTGGATATGACCCCATTGCGAAAGAATACAAG GAACTAAAAGATTGTCATGGAGGAAGGTCCAATGTTGCATACCTCATTTGCCTTCTTCTTCCATTGCTATATATGTACATCTGTGGTCATTTGCCTTCTTCTTCCATGCCTATATGCATCAGTGGTGTTTTGTACTACAAAGCCGGCGCACCATGCATATCTAATGTGGAGTATATGGTCGTTTGTTTTGATTTGAGGACTGAGAAGTTCAGTTCTGTCAAGTTCTTGGGAACTTCATGTAAAGAACCAACTCTAGTAAACCACAATGGCAAACTAGGTTTGCTTATATCAGGAGATTCTAGATATGTTAATCTAGAAAGAAGAAGTAGAAGTTTTGAGCTGTGGGTTCTACGAGACGCTGAGTGGTCCAAGCATATATACGTATTACCACCTTCGTGGAAGAATATAGTTACGGAGACCATGCATGCGCATTATTGGAATGATTGGTAA
- the BNAA10G01750D gene encoding uncharacterized isomerase BH0283, which translates to MVARKRVKYSVVDAFADSAFKGNPAAVCFLDDDDQRDDAWLQSLAAEFNLSETCFLTPITVSDDQVLPRFSLRWFTPVAEVDLCGHATLASAHVIFSNSLVDSEVVEFATRSGILTAKRVPLTEEESTFLIELDFPVVPTCEVNSTTDLSVFSNAVNGATIVDIKATEKDVLVVLSSWESVTELQPRIDEISKCPCEGLMVSAAASAGSQYDFCSRYFAPNFGINEDPVTGSAHCALAHYWSSKMNKCDFLAYQASRRGGTLNVHLDKEKQRVLLRGKAITVMEGCVLV; encoded by the exons ATGGTGGCGAGAAAGAGAGTCAAGTACTCCGTCGTTGATGCATTCGCTGACTCCGCCTTCAAGGGGAATCCAGCCGCTGTTTGCTTTCTCGACGATGATGATCAGAGAGACGACGCTTGGCTTCAGTCTCTCGCCGCCGAGTTCAACTTATCCGAGACTTGTTTCCTTACTCCAATCACCGTCTCCGATGACCAAGTTCTCCCTCGCTTTAGTCTCCGGTGGTTCACTCCAGTCGCTGAG GTGGATCTGTGTGGTCATGCGACGTTAGCATCTGCTCACGTTatcttctcaaacagtttggtTGATTCAGAGGTGGTTGAGTTCGCTACAAGATCAGGGATCCTAACAGCTAAGCGTGTTCCACTTACTGAAGAAGAATCAACCTTTTTGATTGAATTGGATTTCCCAGTTGTTCCAACTTGTGAAGTCAACTCCACTACTGATCTCTCTGTGTTCTCCAATGCCGTGAATGGAGCTACCATTGTTGATATTAAAGCCACTGAGAAAGACGTCCTC GTTGTGCTTTCGTCGTGGGAGTCTGTTACTGAGTTGCAGCCAAGAATAGATGAGATATCGAAATGCCCTTGTGAAGGGTTGATGGTGTCTGCTGCTGCTTCTGCAGGATCTCAATATGATTTCTGTAGTCGCTACTTCGCTCCTAACTTTGGAATTAATGAG GATCCTGTTACTGGAAGTGCGCATTGTGCCTTAGCTCATTACTGGAGCAGCAAGATGAACAAGTGTGATTTCCTAGCCTACCag GcgtcaagaagaggaggaacGCTGAATGTTCACCTGGACAAAGAGAAGCAGAGGGTTCTGCTGAGAGGCAAAGCAATCACTGTTATGGAAGGATGTGTCTTAGTTTGA
- the LOC106423086 gene encoding R3H domain-containing protein 4, with protein MAATNVLLRDESLLMSPSPLDPRRGDASASRGLSLEKKIEALESLTGQVSNRRSRRWLNDRILMELVPRLDAQEIRGLFAPPPWGDDVPPSAFSLTNVGEWDRFRNIDMDKEANIMDSLNQSSVRQKGHVDADKTAVLTAWRRIECRTREALRRSFLPDLIEGYENCISHFIEEGGEGDVLELKVQDPFHRLLLHGVCEYHNLVSTTETEQMGKKAMKTTKIKWKNSVEKLSISLAHFLRMSKEGAW; from the exons ATGGCGGCTACCAATGTCTTGCTTCGAGATGAGAGCCTTCTTATGTCTCCGTCCCCTCTTGATCCCCGCAGAG GAGATGCTTCTGCTTCTCGTGGCCTCTCTCTTGAGAAGAAAATTGAAGCCCTTGAGAGCCTCACTGGACAA GTTAGTAACAGGCGATCTAGGAGATGGTTAAATGATCGTATTCTGATGGAGCTTGTTCCTCGTTTAGATGCTCAAGAAATCAGAGGCTTGTTTGCTCCACCTCCATGGG GTGATGATGTTCCTCCCTCTGCCTTTTCTTTGACTAATGTTGGGGAATGGGACAGATTCAGAAACATTGACATGGACAAGGAG GCCAATATCATGGACTCCTTGAACCAGTCATCCGTAAGGCAGAAAGGTCATGTGGATGCTGATAAAACCGCTGTTTTAACCGCTTGGCGGAGAATAGAGTGTAGAACTAGAGAGGCTCTTCGACGCAGCTTCTTACCTGACCTCATCGAGGGATATGAG AATTGTATTAGTCATTTCATTGAGGAAGGCGGTGAAGGAGATGTTCTTGAGCTCAAGGTTCAAGACCCATTCCATAGATTGCTTCTGCACGGTGTTTGTGAG TACCACAACTTGGTGTCTACAACCGAAACAGAACAAATGGGAAAGAAAGCGATGAAGACAACGAAGATCAAATGGAAGAACAGTGTCGAGAAACTGAGCATCAGCCTCGCCCATTTCCTAAGGATGTCAAAGGAAGGAGCTTGGTAA
- the LOC106423029 gene encoding protein FANTASTIC FOUR 2-like: MSILVCQAQEKIVTKSFSQKGDMGGLSFLQSMSDITSIVRTREDKAYVHPTEKRSVSQLNEKSLEMCTESLGGETGSESGDELTLLALEATAISRAHSKPQEEEKDADFRAKKATMSRSKSFPPPIKFVKESRYNRMVRSLGEDGRLVVQAIRVSSPPRNFVAEREEGRLRLCLSPESSLIRRNHEEEEETEEEETENLEGKHGNKKSSRLSSRCKENGREPKPMLTWEQQQFWVAT, encoded by the coding sequence atgtcAATTCTTGTTTGTCAAGCTCAAGAAAAAATCGTCACCAAAAGTTTCTCCCAGAAAGGGGACATGGGTGGGTTGAGTTTCCTACAATCTATGTCCGATATCACTTCCATTGTCCGAACCAGAGAGGACAAAGCTTATGTTCACCCGACCGAGAAACGCTCTGTTTCTCAGCTTAATGAGAAAAGCCTAGAGATGTGCACTGAGAGCCTCGGAGGCGAAACAGGAAGCGAGAGTGGTGACGAGTTGACCTTACTTGCGCTTGAAGCAACCGCTATATCTAGGGCTCATTCGAAacctcaagaagaagaaaaggacgCTGACTTTCGTGCCAAGAAAGCAACGATGAGTCGCAGCAAAAGCTTCCCGCCACCGATAAAGTTCGTTAAAGAATCAAGGTATAATCGCATGGTGAGGTCGTTAGGAGAAGATGGTCGTCTCGTTGTTCAAGCAATTAGGGTTTCTTCTCCGCCACGTAACTTCGTAGCGGAGCGTGAGGAAGGAAGGCTCCGTCTCTGTTTATCCCCGGAAAGTTCTTTAATTAGGCGTAATcatgaggaagaggaagaaacagAGGAGGAAGAAACAGAGAACTTGGAGGGTAAACATGGAAATAAAAAGTCAAGCAGATTAAGCAGCAGGTGCAAGGAGAATGGTCGTGAGCCTAAACCAATGCTTACTTGGGAGCAGCAGCAGTTTTGGGTAGCCACTTAA
- the LOC106422936 gene encoding N-terminal acetyltransferase B complex catalytic subunit NAA20 codes for MTTIRRFSCNDLLRFTSVNLDHLTETFNMSFYMTYLARWPDYFHVAEGPGNRVMGYIMGKVEGQGESWHGHVTAVTVSPEYRRQQLAKKLMNLLEEISDKIDKAYFVDLFVRASNTPAIKMYEKLGYIIYRRVLRYYSGEEDGLDMRKALSRDVEKKSVIPLKRPITPDELEYD; via the exons ATGACGACGATTCGAAGATTCAGCTGCAACGACCTTCTCCGATTCACCTCCGTGAATCTGGACCACCTCACTGAAACA TTCAACATGTCATTCTACATGACCTACTTGGCGAGATGGCCTGATTATTTCCATGTCGCTGAAGGTCCTGGCAATCGCGTCATGGGTTATA TTATGGGTAAAGTTGAAGGGCAGGGTGAATCATGGCATGGTCATGTGACAGCCGTCACTGTCTCTCCAGAGTATCGCAGGCAGCAACTCGCCAAGAAACTCATGAACCTTCTTGAAGAGATCAGCGATAAGAT TGATAAGGCCTACTTTGTGGATCTTTTCGTGAGAGCTTCCAACACACCAGCCATCAAGATGTATGAAAAG ctTGGCTACATAATATATAGGCGGGTTCTACGCTATTACTCAGGAGAAGAAGACGGGTTAG ATATGAGGAAGGCATTATCAAGAGATGTAGAGAAAAAATCTGTGATTCCTCTCAAGAGACCCATCACTCCTGATGAGTTAGAGTATGATTAA